TCCACTCCCGCGCGCCCACGATCTGGCCGATCACCTCGCCCTCCCGCCCGATGAGGAACGTCATGGGGTGACCCCAGGCCTTGTACGCCGCGGTCACGCTCCCATCCTGGTCCAGCAGCACCTGGAACGTGAGCCCGAGCGCGTCGCGGTACCCGGCCACCTCCCGGCGCGGCTGCCTGAAGTTCACCGCAAGCACGGCCAGCCCCTGCGGCTTCCACGCCTGGTACGCCTGCTCGCGGGAGGGAAACTCCCTCCGACAGGCCGGTCAGGCCGTGCCGAAGAAGGCCAGCATCACGACCTGGCCGCGGAGGTCGCTGAGCCGGACAGGTCGCCCCTCCAGGTCGCGCAGGACGAAGTCCGGAGCCTGCACCCGCGTCGCGGGCTGCAGGAGCTCCAGCGCCTGGGCCGCCTCGGCCGGGACGCGGGCGGCCTGGTCAGCCGCCGCCCCCTGGGCCATGGCGACGAGCAGCAGCAGGCCCACGACCGTGATCCACCTG
This region of Candidatus Rokuibacteriota bacterium genomic DNA includes:
- a CDS encoding redoxin domain-containing protein, whose protein sequence is MKRVIWQALLLLAAPGCAVAARGKAMKGSRWITVVGLLLLVAMAQGAAADQAARVPAEAAQALELLQPATRVQAPDFVLRDLEGRPVRLSDLRGQVVMLAFFGTA